Proteins encoded by one window of Kribbella flavida DSM 17836:
- a CDS encoding aldo/keto reductase: protein MSTVPMITLDNGVEIPQLGLGVWQVENGIVTDVVKAAFDSGYRHVDTAAVYGNEEGVGRAIAESGLPRDELFITTKVWNDDQGYDSTLKAFGKSIGKLGLEYVDLYLIHWQSLQRDKYVDTWKAMEQLYADKRVRAIGVSNFHIPALRRLFDETDLRPAVNQIELHPALPQDELRAFHAENDIVTQAWSPLASGELIGHPVLKQLGDKHGKSPAQVMIRWHLQLGNVVIPKSKTPSRIVENIDVFDFTLDNEDMAAIADLETGQRTGGDPDVFG from the coding sequence ATGAGCACAGTCCCCATGATCACTCTGGACAACGGTGTCGAGATCCCGCAGCTGGGCCTGGGGGTCTGGCAGGTGGAGAACGGGATCGTCACCGACGTCGTCAAGGCGGCCTTCGACTCCGGCTACCGGCACGTCGACACCGCCGCCGTGTACGGCAACGAAGAGGGAGTCGGCCGCGCGATCGCCGAGTCCGGCCTGCCCCGCGACGAGCTCTTCATCACCACCAAGGTGTGGAACGACGACCAGGGCTACGACTCCACCCTGAAGGCGTTCGGCAAGAGCATCGGCAAGCTCGGCCTGGAGTACGTCGACCTGTACCTGATCCACTGGCAGTCGCTGCAGCGGGACAAGTACGTCGACACCTGGAAGGCGATGGAGCAGCTGTACGCCGACAAGCGGGTGCGCGCGATCGGCGTCTCGAACTTCCACATCCCGGCGCTGCGGCGGCTCTTCGACGAGACCGACCTGCGCCCGGCGGTGAACCAGATCGAGCTGCACCCGGCGCTGCCGCAGGACGAGCTGCGCGCCTTCCACGCCGAGAACGACATCGTCACCCAGGCCTGGAGCCCGCTGGCCTCCGGCGAGCTGATCGGCCACCCGGTGCTGAAGCAGCTCGGCGACAAGCACGGCAAGTCGCCGGCCCAGGTGATGATCCGCTGGCACCTGCAGCTCGGCAACGTGGTGATCCCGAAGTCGAAGACCCCGAGCCGGATCGTGGAGAACATCGACGTCTTCGACTTCACCCTGGACAACGAGGACATGGCCGCGATCGCCGACCTGGAGACGGGTCAGCGCACCGGCGGCGACCCCGACGTCTTCGGCTGA
- a CDS encoding LysR family transcriptional regulator, whose translation MELRQLQSFVVVAEELNVGRAATRLHLTQPSLSRQIAALERDLGVELFARIRKRFVLTAAGESLLADARDLLRRADDAVRDAQRTQRGELGTLRLRFVQSATFEVLPKLLGAFRDSHPQVVLDLETMTTLRQVEALKDGRIDVGLLRLPEPGTQLGDTKPAEGLASRVVSRDPLVAVLPAKHPLARRRRIRLAELAAEDFVFYTRPSGPAVHDRIVGYCRDAGFTPSITQAAADVQTIVSLVAAGLGVSLLIAPTPRTDPEAVVYRELSDDLPPWELSLAWSPDNRSPVLQRFLQLGP comes from the coding sequence ATGGAACTTCGGCAGTTGCAGTCGTTCGTGGTGGTGGCGGAGGAACTGAACGTCGGCCGGGCCGCGACCCGGCTGCACCTGACCCAGCCGTCGCTGAGCCGGCAGATCGCCGCGCTGGAACGGGACCTCGGCGTCGAGCTGTTCGCGCGGATCCGCAAGCGGTTCGTGCTCACGGCGGCCGGCGAGAGCTTGCTGGCGGATGCGCGCGACCTGCTCCGCCGGGCTGACGACGCCGTCCGGGATGCCCAGCGAACGCAACGCGGTGAGCTGGGGACGTTGCGGCTGCGGTTCGTGCAGTCGGCGACGTTCGAAGTACTGCCGAAGCTGCTCGGCGCGTTCCGGGACAGCCATCCACAGGTGGTGCTCGACCTGGAGACGATGACGACGCTGCGGCAGGTGGAGGCGCTCAAGGACGGCCGGATCGACGTCGGCCTGCTCCGGCTGCCGGAGCCCGGGACGCAGCTGGGCGACACGAAGCCGGCCGAAGGGCTGGCGTCGCGCGTCGTGTCCCGCGACCCGCTGGTCGCCGTCCTGCCGGCGAAGCATCCGCTGGCGCGCCGGCGCCGGATCCGGCTGGCGGAACTGGCCGCCGAGGACTTCGTCTTCTACACCCGCCCGAGCGGCCCGGCGGTGCACGACCGGATCGTCGGCTACTGCCGCGACGCCGGGTTCACGCCGTCGATCACCCAGGCCGCCGCCGACGTGCAGACGATCGTCTCGCTGGTCGCCGCCGGGCTGGGCGTGTCACTGCTCATCGCGCCGACGCCGCGCACCGATCCCGAGGCGGTGGTGTACCGCGAGCTGTCCGACGACCTGCCGCCGTGGGAACTGTCCCTGGCATGGTCGCCGGACAACCGGTCACCTGTCCTGCAGCGCTTCCTGCAGCTGGGACCGTGA
- a CDS encoding XRE family transcriptional regulator, with the protein MSTPPFAHLLRHLRTTAGLTQERLAERSGLSPQAIGALEGGRRQYPRPTTVAQLADALSLSPEDRHRLTTAAHRPKAGDPASAVPRQLPPPITDFTGRTTELDTLVALLRAPHAAAPGIVISAIGGMAGIGKTTLAVQAAHRVADVFPDGQLYLNLRGGGRDPVRPVDALAALLLGLGVPPSGDPQDERIAAARFRTAMAGRRMLVVLDDAAGIEQVTPLLPGTPSSAVVITSRRRLTALPGVRHVDLDLLTEHEALQLLGEVVGPEWVEAAPNDARRIVQRCGHLPLAIRIAGGQVRGSSDGAGTLGGLAERLTGDADRLGLLDGPQASVRASIAVSIGALIAADQPLDLAAAQAFPWLSLLDGNHFSLRVASAVLELPLQRTEEVLERLVDIQLLETPALHRYRMHDLVRAVGREQAKVSLTPTDLAGAQHRELAQYAAMLWRLEKLRGEKLRSYAIASGAEEVTDLGEAAAWLESELANMVRLVRAAAATWPGERHLVASIALGLRRFSSLRMRFAEPRDALQAVVERLTDEDPDELTMHLLVALGQMNAAMAQYEQAAALHRRALPLVEARGDVLAMTNFLIDLSYFLGRASEPAAAIEYAERALALAPEAGSPRAVPLAHLVVGTSAGGLGDIDRQRSAFERATQLIATTPGPARAMYLSQIGWSLAESGQFDTAVEVLTDGLEAAQGNETGVVGIDLYLYLGRVWLALDHHADAIEAFTIAGKLAAECPAEGREPMAHHELGRAHAALGNHDQARDEWQRAATLYDRIAAPAADEVRALLAGLDGGDQGGGASSAVQR; encoded by the coding sequence GTGAGCACCCCGCCCTTCGCCCACCTCCTCCGCCACCTGCGCACCACCGCCGGCCTCACCCAGGAACGCCTCGCCGAACGCTCAGGCCTCAGCCCGCAAGCCATCGGCGCCTTGGAGGGCGGCCGCCGCCAGTACCCCCGCCCGACCACCGTCGCCCAGCTCGCCGACGCGCTGTCTTTGTCCCCCGAAGACCGTCATCGCCTCACCACCGCCGCCCACCGCCCCAAAGCCGGCGACCCCGCGTCCGCCGTACCGCGCCAGCTCCCACCTCCCATCACCGACTTCACCGGCCGCACCACTGAGCTCGACACCCTCGTCGCCCTGCTCCGCGCACCCCACGCCGCCGCCCCCGGCATCGTCATCTCCGCCATCGGCGGCATGGCCGGCATCGGCAAAACCACCCTCGCGGTTCAGGCCGCCCACCGGGTCGCCGACGTGTTTCCGGACGGCCAGCTCTACCTGAACCTGCGTGGCGGCGGCCGTGACCCCGTGAGGCCGGTCGATGCGTTGGCGGCTTTGCTTCTAGGCCTCGGGGTACCGCCGAGCGGGGACCCTCAGGACGAGCGGATCGCTGCCGCGCGATTCCGTACGGCGATGGCTGGTCGGCGCATGCTGGTGGTGCTTGATGACGCGGCCGGGATCGAGCAGGTGACACCTCTGCTTCCTGGCACTCCGAGCTCCGCAGTCGTGATCACCAGCCGGCGGCGCCTCACCGCTCTCCCGGGGGTACGGCACGTCGATCTCGACTTGCTGACAGAGCACGAAGCCCTGCAGTTGCTTGGTGAGGTGGTCGGGCCGGAGTGGGTTGAAGCGGCGCCGAACGACGCGCGACGGATCGTGCAGCGCTGCGGCCATCTGCCGTTGGCGATCAGGATCGCCGGTGGCCAAGTCCGCGGTTCCTCCGACGGTGCCGGCACGCTGGGCGGCCTGGCTGAGAGGCTGACCGGTGACGCCGATCGGCTTGGGCTTCTCGACGGGCCGCAGGCCAGCGTCCGGGCGAGCATCGCGGTGTCCATCGGTGCGCTGATCGCCGCAGACCAGCCGCTCGATCTCGCGGCCGCGCAAGCTTTTCCGTGGCTGTCCCTGCTCGACGGCAACCATTTCTCGTTGCGGGTGGCATCCGCTGTCCTGGAACTCCCACTGCAGCGCACCGAGGAGGTCCTCGAGCGACTGGTCGACATTCAGCTCCTGGAGACGCCGGCTCTCCATCGGTACCGCATGCACGACCTTGTCCGCGCCGTCGGACGTGAACAGGCGAAGGTCAGCTTGACGCCCACGGACCTTGCGGGAGCTCAGCACCGTGAGCTGGCTCAGTACGCCGCGATGCTCTGGCGCCTGGAGAAGCTTCGCGGCGAGAAGCTGCGCAGCTATGCCATTGCCTCAGGCGCAGAGGAAGTCACGGACCTCGGTGAAGCCGCTGCTTGGCTGGAGTCCGAGCTTGCGAACATGGTTCGGCTCGTCCGGGCTGCTGCGGCCACTTGGCCGGGCGAGCGTCACCTCGTCGCGTCGATAGCCCTCGGGCTGCGCCGCTTCTCGTCGTTGCGAATGAGATTCGCTGAGCCACGCGACGCACTCCAGGCGGTGGTCGAACGCCTCACCGACGAGGACCCTGACGAACTCACCATGCACCTTCTCGTCGCACTCGGGCAGATGAACGCGGCTATGGCGCAGTACGAGCAGGCGGCCGCTCTGCACCGTCGAGCGCTGCCGCTGGTGGAAGCTCGCGGAGACGTCTTGGCGATGACCAACTTCTTGATCGACTTGTCGTACTTCCTCGGCCGCGCCAGCGAGCCGGCGGCGGCCATTGAGTACGCCGAACGCGCGCTCGCGCTGGCACCGGAGGCAGGCAGTCCCCGGGCGGTGCCGCTCGCCCACCTGGTCGTCGGTACGTCGGCGGGCGGACTCGGTGACATCGACCGCCAACGGAGTGCGTTCGAACGAGCTACGCAACTGATCGCGACAACGCCCGGGCCCGCGCGCGCCATGTATCTCAGTCAGATCGGCTGGTCCTTGGCGGAGAGCGGCCAGTTCGACACGGCGGTCGAGGTGCTGACCGACGGCCTGGAAGCGGCCCAGGGTAACGAGACCGGCGTCGTAGGAATCGACCTGTACCTCTACCTGGGCCGGGTGTGGCTTGCACTCGACCACCATGCCGACGCGATCGAGGCGTTCACGATCGCGGGGAAGCTGGCGGCGGAGTGCCCCGCCGAGGGCAGAGAGCCGATGGCGCACCACGAACTCGGCCGCGCCCACGCCGCGCTGGGCAACCATGATCAGGCCCGCGACGAATGGCAGCGAGCCGCGACGCTCTACGACCGAATCGCGGCACCGGCTGCCGATGAGGTCCGCGCACTGCTGGCCGGTCTCGACGGCGGCGACCAGGGCGGAGGCGCCAGTTCAGCTGTCCAACGGTAG
- a CDS encoding SDR family NAD(P)-dependent oxidoreductase — protein sequence MATALITGATAGIGRAFAEKLAREGYDLVLVARDEQRLREVSAEITGLYGVACEVLAADLTDREQLARVERRFAEGPIEVLVNNAGFGQKKPFWANTIEQEERQLDLLVRVVLRLTHAAVRPMIERGSGAVVNVSSVAGFMARGTYSAHKSWVTNFSSGLAIELHAKGVAVMALCPGFVHTEFHQRMGMEKTIVPSFLWLDATDLVEAAWSDLMRGKSVSVPSWRYKAVVAGVRFVPRTLIARASTIGLDGRRR from the coding sequence GTGGCGACTGCGTTGATCACTGGGGCGACGGCGGGGATCGGGCGGGCCTTCGCGGAGAAGCTGGCGCGGGAAGGCTACGACCTGGTCCTGGTGGCGCGCGACGAGCAGCGGCTCCGGGAGGTCTCGGCCGAGATCACCGGGCTGTACGGCGTCGCCTGCGAGGTGCTGGCGGCCGACCTGACCGATCGCGAGCAGCTGGCCAGGGTGGAGCGGCGGTTCGCCGAGGGGCCGATCGAGGTGCTGGTGAACAACGCCGGCTTCGGCCAGAAGAAGCCGTTCTGGGCGAACACGATCGAGCAGGAGGAGCGCCAGCTCGACCTGCTGGTGAGGGTGGTGCTGCGGCTGACGCACGCGGCGGTGCGGCCGATGATCGAGCGCGGCTCCGGCGCGGTGGTGAACGTGTCCTCGGTGGCCGGGTTCATGGCCCGCGGGACCTACAGCGCGCACAAGTCCTGGGTGACGAACTTCTCCAGCGGCCTGGCGATCGAGCTGCACGCCAAGGGCGTCGCGGTGATGGCGCTGTGCCCCGGTTTCGTGCACACCGAGTTCCACCAGCGGATGGGCATGGAGAAGACGATCGTGCCGTCGTTCCTGTGGCTGGACGCGACCGACCTGGTCGAGGCGGCCTGGTCCGACCTGATGCGCGGCAAGTCGGTCTCCGTCCCGAGCTGGCGGTACAAGGCGGTCGTGGCCGGAGTCCGCTTCGTCCCGCGCACGCTGATCGCCCGGGCCTCCACCATCGGCCTCGACGGCCGCCGCCGCTGA
- a CDS encoding winged helix DNA-binding domain-containing protein — protein sequence MVGLSARAVNRATVARQLLLERADVGPVEAVRRLAGMQGQEPKHPYVGLWTRLSSFTDGDLTAAAAGREVVRATLYRGTLHLVTSDDYLRFRTTLGPVLEAGLRMLKDRAEGLEPAKVIAAAEKLLAKEPLTFTEIRDALQQQFPAVNDRALGFCTRMMVPLVVHPAATRWGWTANPRFTPAERWVRGRLHPHAVPEELVVRYLEAFGPATPADFQTWSGLPGAKPVFEALELERFEDETGRTLYDVPEGPRPDPETPAPVRFLPEFDNLLLAYAQRERVIADAYRPAVFTKNLRVKATYLVDGTVAGLWTVEKKRGVATLTIAPFGRTLKRTAAELEREGSGLLHFLEPDATAYAVVTAAE from the coding sequence ATGGTGGGCTTGAGTGCTCGGGCGGTGAACCGGGCGACGGTGGCGCGGCAGCTGTTGCTGGAGCGGGCGGACGTCGGGCCGGTCGAGGCGGTCCGGCGGCTGGCCGGGATGCAGGGGCAGGAGCCGAAGCACCCGTACGTCGGGCTGTGGACCCGGCTGTCCTCGTTCACCGACGGCGACCTGACCGCGGCGGCCGCAGGGCGCGAGGTGGTTCGGGCCACGCTGTACCGCGGCACGTTGCACCTGGTGACGTCCGACGACTACCTGCGATTCCGTACGACGCTGGGCCCGGTGCTGGAGGCCGGGCTGCGGATGCTGAAGGACCGCGCCGAGGGGCTGGAGCCGGCCAAGGTGATCGCGGCGGCGGAGAAGCTGCTGGCGAAGGAACCGTTGACCTTCACCGAGATCCGGGACGCGCTGCAGCAGCAGTTCCCGGCGGTGAACGACCGGGCGCTCGGTTTCTGCACCCGGATGATGGTGCCGCTGGTCGTGCATCCGGCCGCGACGCGCTGGGGCTGGACGGCCAACCCGCGGTTCACCCCGGCCGAGCGATGGGTCCGCGGCAGGCTGCACCCGCACGCCGTGCCGGAGGAACTGGTCGTCCGTTACCTGGAGGCCTTCGGTCCGGCGACGCCGGCGGACTTCCAGACCTGGTCGGGACTGCCGGGGGCGAAACCGGTCTTCGAAGCGCTCGAGCTGGAACGCTTCGAGGACGAGACCGGCCGCACGCTGTACGACGTACCGGAGGGGCCGCGGCCGGATCCGGAAACCCCTGCGCCGGTTCGGTTCCTGCCCGAGTTCGACAACCTGCTGCTCGCGTACGCCCAACGCGAACGGGTGATAGCCGACGCCTATCGACCGGCCGTGTTCACGAAAAACCTGCGGGTGAAGGCGACCTACCTCGTCGACGGCACCGTTGCCGGATTGTGGACGGTGGAGAAAAAGCGTGGTGTGGCCACTCTCACCATCGCCCCGTTCGGCCGCACGCTGAAGCGCACGGCGGCCGAGCTGGAGCGCGAAGGCAGCGGCCTGCTGCACTTCCTGGAGCCCGATGCCACGGCGTACGCGGTGGTTACGGCCGCCGAGTGA
- a CDS encoding endonuclease/exonuclease/phosphatase family protein, whose protein sequence is MRVLTWNVWWRFGPWQRRADAILTVLREADADLIGLQEVWAQGNDNQAAQLASELGLHWTFEPLANPEPWQRRLGDRSVAIGNAILSRRPIDDRAVLELPGPEQRSALFASTGGVPFFTTHLEAPITASAIRCEQVRALAGFVAEHSRAAHPPVITGDFNALPDSDELRLFSGVRTAPAVPGLVLIDAWEYAEPGQPAATWDTANPHVAATFTPSARVDYIHVGVPGRNGAGHVTAVRRTGAAPVDGVWPSDHAAVVAELRTLIAN, encoded by the coding sequence GTGCGGGTCCTCACCTGGAACGTCTGGTGGCGCTTCGGCCCCTGGCAGCGCCGCGCGGACGCCATCCTGACCGTACTGCGCGAGGCTGACGCCGACCTGATCGGCCTCCAGGAAGTCTGGGCCCAGGGCAACGACAACCAGGCGGCGCAGCTCGCCAGCGAGCTGGGCCTGCACTGGACTTTCGAGCCACTCGCGAATCCCGAACCCTGGCAACGACGCCTCGGTGACCGATCGGTTGCTATTGGCAACGCCATTCTCAGCCGCCGGCCGATCGACGACCGCGCGGTCCTGGAGCTTCCCGGCCCCGAGCAACGGTCGGCCCTCTTCGCGTCCACGGGCGGGGTCCCCTTCTTCACCACGCATCTCGAGGCGCCGATCACCGCCTCCGCGATCCGCTGCGAGCAAGTTCGCGCCCTCGCCGGGTTCGTCGCCGAGCACTCCCGCGCCGCCCACCCGCCGGTGATCACCGGCGACTTCAACGCCCTGCCCGACTCCGACGAGCTCCGCCTCTTCAGCGGCGTCCGTACGGCGCCCGCCGTGCCCGGCCTGGTCCTGATCGACGCCTGGGAGTACGCCGAGCCGGGCCAACCCGCCGCGACCTGGGACACCGCCAACCCCCATGTCGCCGCCACCTTCACGCCGAGCGCCCGCGTCGACTACATCCACGTCGGCGTGCCCGGCCGGAACGGCGCCGGCCACGTCACCGCAGTACGGCGTACCGGCGCGGCGCCGGTCGACGGCGTCTGGCCCTCCGACCACGCGGCGGTCGTCGCCGAGCTCAGGACGCTGATCGCGAACTGA
- a CDS encoding LysR family transcriptional regulator gives MIEVRRLRVLRALADHGTVTAAAEVLHLTPSAVSQQLAALESEVGQELLERRGRRVAITSAGRLLLSHADTILTEVERAEDAMRLHADGATGELRVAAFATAISLLVAPSLARLRETTPGLRLVVRDAEGHQAVTQLLDGDVDLAVTVEHRGSPRAADDDRLTLTPLYAEPFVAVLPPDHPAAATTAVDLATLAADDWVMTSVGNPIRDVVLLACEQAGFRPHIAHTSDDFRAVAALVAANAGVSLIPRLAVRDTFRGPALIRPVQPPTPTRRVFAAVRRARADHPLITTTLKTLTETAAHLPLDS, from the coding sequence GTGATCGAAGTGCGCAGGCTGCGGGTACTGCGGGCGCTTGCTGACCACGGCACCGTGACGGCGGCCGCCGAGGTCCTGCACCTCACCCCGTCGGCCGTCTCCCAGCAACTGGCCGCCCTCGAGTCCGAGGTCGGCCAGGAACTGCTCGAACGCCGCGGCCGCCGGGTCGCGATCACCTCCGCCGGCCGTCTGCTGCTCAGCCACGCCGACACCATCCTCACCGAGGTCGAACGCGCCGAGGACGCGATGCGCCTGCACGCCGACGGCGCCACCGGTGAACTGCGCGTCGCCGCCTTCGCCACCGCCATCAGCCTCCTGGTCGCCCCGTCCCTGGCCCGCCTCCGCGAAACCACCCCCGGCCTCCGCCTCGTCGTCCGCGACGCCGAGGGCCATCAGGCCGTCACCCAGCTTCTCGACGGCGACGTCGACCTGGCCGTCACCGTCGAGCACCGCGGTTCCCCCCGCGCCGCCGACGACGACCGCCTCACCCTCACCCCGCTGTACGCCGAACCGTTCGTCGCCGTTCTTCCCCCGGACCACCCCGCGGCCGCCACCACCGCCGTCGACCTGGCCACCCTGGCCGCCGACGACTGGGTGATGACGTCGGTCGGCAACCCGATCCGCGACGTCGTCCTGCTCGCCTGCGAACAGGCCGGCTTCCGCCCCCACATCGCCCACACCTCCGACGACTTCCGCGCCGTCGCCGCCCTGGTCGCCGCCAACGCCGGCGTCTCCCTGATCCCCCGCCTCGCCGTCCGCGACACCTTCCGCGGCCCCGCCCTGATCCGCCCCGTCCAGCCCCCCACCCCCACCCGCCGAGTCTTCGCCGCCGTCCGCCGAGCCCGCGCCGACCACCCCCTGATCACTACCACCCTCAAAACCCTCACCGAAACCGCGGCGCACCTACCGTTGGACAGCTGA
- a CDS encoding SDR family oxidoreductase gives MSIVVTGATGQLGRLVVADLLAAGVPASGLTAVARSKEKAADLIEQGVQVAIADYDQPDTLNGVLQAGDRVLLISGNELGRRIPQHQAVIDAAKAAGVAQLAYTGIFGGPKAEFRLAADHRGTEQLILDSGLPYTFLRNNWYTEVSTTDLAGIVERGAIVNGVAADGRLATAARADYAAAAAAVLTGDGHLNTAYELSGDAAWTYGEFAAELSRQSGKPVVHRTISRAENKAMLVSVGLPEGFADVLADVDEAISNGVLAGTPGDLSRLIGRPTTPLATSIADALAKA, from the coding sequence ATGAGCATCGTCGTCACCGGCGCCACCGGACAGCTCGGCCGGCTGGTCGTCGCGGACTTGCTGGCCGCGGGCGTTCCGGCGTCCGGCCTCACAGCCGTCGCGCGCAGCAAGGAGAAGGCGGCAGACCTGATCGAGCAGGGCGTGCAGGTCGCGATCGCGGACTACGACCAGCCGGACACCTTGAACGGTGTCTTGCAGGCCGGGGACCGGGTCCTGCTGATCTCCGGCAACGAGCTGGGGCGCCGGATTCCGCAACACCAGGCGGTGATCGACGCGGCGAAGGCGGCCGGGGTGGCCCAACTCGCGTACACCGGGATCTTCGGTGGCCCGAAAGCCGAGTTCCGGCTCGCAGCCGACCACCGCGGGACCGAGCAGCTGATCCTCGATTCAGGGCTGCCGTACACGTTCCTGCGCAACAACTGGTACACCGAAGTCTCGACCACCGACCTGGCCGGCATCGTCGAGCGCGGCGCGATCGTCAACGGTGTCGCCGCCGACGGCCGACTCGCCACCGCGGCGCGGGCGGACTATGCGGCGGCCGCCGCCGCGGTGCTGACCGGCGACGGGCACCTGAACACGGCGTACGAGCTGAGTGGCGACGCGGCCTGGACGTACGGCGAGTTCGCCGCCGAGCTGAGCCGGCAGAGCGGCAAGCCGGTCGTGCACCGGACGATCAGCCGCGCCGAGAACAAGGCCATGCTGGTCAGCGTCGGACTGCCCGAAGGGTTCGCGGACGTGCTGGCCGACGTCGACGAGGCGATCAGCAACGGCGTGCTCGCCGGGACTCCCGGCGATCTGTCCCGGCTCATCGGCCGCCCGACCACCCCGCTGGCCACGTCGATCGCGGACGCGCTCGCGAAGGCCTGA
- a CDS encoding glycine C-acetyltransferase, translated as MFGRMRDDLVGTIGEIRDAGLYKSERVISSPQNAAISVASGQEVLNFCANNYLGLADHPEVIAAARDALDRWGFGMASVRFICGTQQIHKDLESALSSFLGTNDTILYSSCFDANGGLFETLLGAEDAVISDELNHASIIDGIRLSKAKRYRYKNRDLADLEAQLKDAADARYRLIATDGVFSMDGYVAPLDEICDLAETYDALVMVDDSHAVGFVGPDGAGTPSLFGVKDRVDIVTGTLGKALGGASGGYVSGRAEIVELLRQRSRPYLFSNSLAPSVTAASLKALELIGGSSALRDKLAANTTLFRSRMTEAGFDVLPGDHPISPVMIGDAAEAGRLADKLLELGIYVIGFSYPVVPHGKARIRTQLSAAHSTEDVERAVAAFVEARAALG; from the coding sequence ATGTTCGGTCGGATGCGGGACGACCTGGTCGGCACCATCGGCGAGATCCGGGACGCCGGGCTGTACAAGTCCGAGCGGGTGATCAGCTCGCCGCAGAACGCGGCCATCTCGGTGGCCTCGGGCCAGGAGGTGCTCAACTTCTGCGCCAACAACTACCTCGGTCTGGCCGACCACCCCGAGGTGATCGCGGCGGCCCGGGACGCGCTCGACCGGTGGGGCTTCGGGATGGCCTCGGTGCGCTTCATCTGCGGCACCCAGCAGATCCACAAGGACCTCGAGAGTGCGCTGAGCAGCTTCCTCGGCACCAACGACACGATCCTGTACAGCTCCTGCTTCGACGCCAACGGCGGGTTGTTCGAGACCCTGCTCGGCGCCGAGGACGCGGTCATCTCCGACGAGCTGAACCACGCCAGCATCATCGACGGGATCCGGCTGTCGAAGGCGAAGCGGTACCGGTACAAGAACCGCGACCTGGCCGATCTGGAGGCACAGCTCAAGGACGCCGCCGACGCGCGGTACCGGCTGATCGCCACCGACGGCGTGTTCTCGATGGACGGCTACGTCGCGCCGCTGGACGAGATCTGCGACCTGGCCGAGACCTACGACGCGCTGGTGATGGTGGACGACTCGCACGCGGTCGGCTTCGTCGGCCCGGACGGCGCCGGTACGCCGTCGCTGTTCGGCGTGAAGGACCGCGTCGACATCGTCACCGGCACCCTCGGCAAGGCCCTCGGCGGCGCCTCCGGCGGCTACGTCTCCGGCCGCGCCGAGATCGTCGAGCTGCTGCGTCAGCGGTCCCGCCCGTACCTGTTCTCGAACTCGCTGGCCCCGTCGGTGACGGCCGCCTCGCTGAAGGCCCTGGAGCTGATCGGCGGCTCCAGTGCGCTGCGCGACAAGCTCGCCGCCAACACCACCCTGTTCCGCTCCAGGATGACCGAGGCCGGCTTCGACGTCCTGCCGGGCGACCACCCGATCTCCCCGGTGATGATCGGCGACGCCGCCGAGGCCGGCCGCCTGGCCGACAAGTTGCTGGAGCTCGGCATCTACGTGATCGGGTTCTCCTACCCCGTCGTACCGCACGGCAAGGCCCGCATCCGGACCCAGCTCTCCGCGGCCCACTCCACCGAGGACGTCGAACGCGCCGTCGCCGCCTTCGTCGAGGCCCGCGCCGCCCTCGGCTGA
- a CDS encoding winged helix-turn-helix transcriptional regulator, whose product MVLAPSVYRVDCPSRPIFEHVTSRWGVLALVALLDRSYRFSELRRHIGGVSEKMLAQTLQALERDGLVHREAQPVIPPRVDYSLTPLGREAATHVRALTRWVESKVPDVLTARTEYDANRA is encoded by the coding sequence ATGGTTCTGGCCCCGAGCGTGTACCGGGTGGACTGCCCGTCCCGCCCGATCTTCGAGCACGTCACCAGCCGCTGGGGCGTCCTGGCGCTGGTGGCTCTGCTCGACCGCTCGTACCGCTTCAGCGAGCTCCGCCGCCACATCGGCGGCGTCAGCGAGAAGATGCTGGCCCAGACCCTCCAGGCCCTGGAACGCGACGGCTTGGTCCACCGCGAGGCCCAACCGGTCATCCCACCCCGCGTCGACTACTCCCTCACCCCGCTCGGTCGCGAGGCGGCCACCCACGTCCGCGCCCTGACCCGCTGGGTCGAGTCCAAGGTCCCCGACGTCCTCACCGCCCGCACGGAGTACGACGCCAACCGCGCCTGA